A region of the Variovorax sp. 54 genome:
TCCGAGGCAATCTTCACGACCACGCTCATGGTGGCGAACAGAAAGGCCCCGAGCACCATCCACAGCGCTTGCATCGATTGATATCCAGATCAGAAAAAAGAAAGCCCCGGCGGGTGCGGGGCGAGAGAGGCGAGGGTCAGACGGGTTGTGGCTGCATGGCGTTGCGGTACCACTCGTGGAACTGCTGCATGCCGTCTTCCATGGGGCTCTGGTAAGGGCCCGTTTCGTTGTCGCCGCGCAGCATGAGCGCGCGGCGGCCGGCGTCCATGCGCTCGGCGATCTCGTCGTCTTCCACGCAGGTTTCCATGTAGGCGGCCTGCTGGGCCTCGACGAACTCGCGCTCGAAGGCGACGATTTCCTCAGGGTAGAAGAACTCGACCATGTTGAGCGTCCTGGTCGGGCTCACCGGGTGCAGCGTCGACACGGTGAGCACGTGCGGGTACCACTCGATCATCACGTGCGGGTAGTAGGTGAGCCAGATCGCGCCGTACTTCGGCGGCTTGCCGTCGCGGTACTTGAGCAGTTGCTCCTGCCACTTCTGGTAGACCGGGCTGCCCGCGCGGCCCAGGCGGTTGGCCACGCCCACCGTCTGCACCGAGAACTCGGGCTTGAACTCCCAGCGCAGGTCGTCGCAGGTGACGAAGCTGCCCAGGCCGGGGTGGAACGGGCCGACGTGGTAGTCCTCGAGGTAGACCTCGATGAAGGTCTTCCAGTTGTAGTTGCACTCGTGCAGCTCGACGCGGTCGAGCGCGTAGCCCGAGAAGTCGAGGTCGGCCTGCGGGCCCAGGCCCGCCATGTCGGCCGCCACGTCACGGCCGCTGCCGTCGGCGTTCTTCTCGAACAGAAGGCCGTTCCATTCGGTGAGCGGGTAGTTGTGCAGGTTCAGGCACGGGTCCTGGTCGAAATGCGGGGCGCCGATCAGCGTGCCGGTGGTGCGCGCGTCTTTCGCGGCGTAGGTCCAGCGGTGCAGCGGGCAGACGATGTTGCCGCCGGCCTGGGTGTCGAGCTGGCCCCGGCCCTGCAGGATGAGGGCCTGGCGGTGGCGGCAGACGTTCGAAATGAGCTCCACGCCCTTGGGCGTGTGGACCAGCGCGCGGCCCTGGTGTTCCTGCGGCAGGGTGTGGAAGTCACCCGGCTCGGGCACGGCCAGTCGGTGCCCGACGTAGCGGGGCCCTCGCGCGAAAAGGTTCTGCATTTCGCGGGCGTACAAGGCCTCGTCGAAATACGCGGTAACTGGAAGTTGGCTCGCGGCCTGCTGCAGTTGAAGACTTAAATCAGACATGGAGGACCTGACCAAGCTCCCCACAGGGAGAAAAAAAGAAAAAAACGGAAGGCGCCGTCTGCATGGGTGACGGCCCGAAGAGGTGTGCCGGTGACCGGCGGGGGAAGCGGGGATTGTACCCGGGGGGCATTTTTGCGCCCGCCGGGTTTTTGCCTCGCATCTCCGGGCGTCCTACAGGGTGTTGCAAAGGGCGGCGCACACGTGTGCGGGCTGGCCGGCGGTTCGTTGCGCCCCCGCCCTAAAATGCTTCGTTTCATCCACGATTCGTTGCATGCCCAAGGTGCCTTCTCCTTCCACGACCAGCTCGGCGGCCACGCCCGACACCGGGCCGTTGCCCGCCAGCTACGAAGCCGGGCTCCAGGAACTGGAACAACTGGTTGCAGAACTCGAATCGGGCCAGCTGCCGCTGGACCAGCTGCTGGGCAGCTACCAGCGTGGCGCCGCATTGCTCGGCTTCTGCCGCGACAAGCTGCAGGCGGTCGAAGACCAGATCAAGGTGCTCGACGCCGGCAGCCTCAAGCCCTGGACGGCCGAATGAGCGCCGTCCCGATGACTTCCACTGCCACCACCACCGCCCCCTGGGACGCGAAAACGCTGGCCGGCTGGGCCGAGCCTCACCTGGCCACCGTCGAAGCGGCGCTGTCGCGCTGGGTCGGCGTCGATGCGCCAGTGCTGCTGGGCGACGCCATGCGCTATGCCGTGCTCGACGGCGGCAAGCGGCTGCGGCCGCTGCTGGTGCTTGCGGCCAATGAAGCGGTCGGCGGCAACGCCCACGCCGCGCTGCGTGCGGCCTGCGCCACCGAACTCATCCACGCCTATTCGCTGGTGCACGACGACCTGCCGTGCATGGACAACGACGTGCTGCGCCGCGGCAAGCCCACCGTGCACGTGAAGTTCGGCGAAGCCGACGCGCTGCTCGCGGGCGACGCGCTGCAGGCGCTGGCCTTCGAACTGCTCGCGCCCGAAGGCGACGAGGTGCCCGCCGCGATGCAGGCCCTGCTGTGCCGCCTGCTGGCGCGCGCGGCCGGCAGCCAGGGCATGGCCGGCGGGCAGGCCATCGACCTGGCCAGTGTCGGCATCGCACTGAACGAAACCCAGCTGCGCGAAATGCACCGCCTGAAGACCGGCGCGCTGCTGCAGGGCAGCGTCGAGATGGGCGCCGCCTGCGGCACCGTGTCGCCGGCCGCGCTGGCGGCGCTGCGCGACTACGGCGCGGCCATCGGCCTCGCGTTCCAGGTGGTCGACGACATCCTCGACGTCACGGCCGACTCGCACACCCTGGGCAAGACCGCCGGCAAGGACGCCGCGGCCGACAAGCCCACCTACGTGTCGCTGCTTGGCCTGGACGGCGCGCGCGCGCAGGCAAGCCAGCTGCTCGCCGACGCGATCGCTGCGCTGAACAAGAGCGGCCTGCCCGATACCGCCGCACTGCGCGCCCTGGCCCACATGGTGGTCGACCGCGACCGCTGAGAAGAAAAAAGAACCCACCTCCATGGCTCCGCTGCTTCCCACTCTCCACGACCCTTCGCCGATCCGCCAGTACGACCGGGCCCAGCTCAAGCAGCTGTCCGACGAGGTGCGCGCCTGCGTGCTCGACAACGTCTCGCGCACCGGCGGCCACCTGAGCTCCAACCTCGGCACGGTCGAGCTGACGGTGGCGCTGCACCATGTGTTCAACACGCCGCACGACCGGCTGGTGTGGGACGTGGGCCACCAGACCTACCCGCACAAGATTCTTACGGGCCGGCGCGAGCGCATGCCCACGCTGCGCCAGCTGGGCGGCATCTCGGGCTTTCCGCAGAGGAGCGAGAGCGAGTACGACACCTTCGGCACCGCCCACTCGTCGACCAGCATCTCGGCCGCGCTCGGCATGGCCATGGCCGCCAAGCAGAAGGGCGAGAAGCGCCATGCCGTGGCCATCATCGGCGACGGCGCGCTCACGGCCGGCATGGCCTTCGAGGCGCTCAACAACGCGGGCGTGTGCGACTGCAAGCTGCTGGTGATCCTGAACGACAACGACATGTCGATCAGCCCGCCGGTGGGGGCGCTCAACCGCTACCTCGCGCAGCTCATGAGCGGCAATTTCTACGCCGCCGCCAAGAATGTCGGCAAGAGCATGTTGCGCAATGCGCCGCCGCTGTTCGAGCTGGCCAAGCGCCTGGAGCAGCATGCCAAGGGCATGGTCGTGCCGGCCACGCTGTTCGAGCAGTTCGGCTTCAACTACGTCGGCCCGATCGACGGCCACGACATCGACTCGCTGGTGCCCACGCTCGAGAACCTCAAGCACCTGGACGGCCCGCAGTTCCTGCACGTGGTCACGAAAAAGGGGCAGGGCTACAAGCTCGCCGAAGCCGACCCCGTGGCCTACCACGGCCCGGGCAAGTTCGATCCGCAGGTCGGGCTGGTCAAGTCGACCACGGCGGCCAAGCAGACCTTCACGCAGGTCTTCGGCCAGTGGCTGTGCGACACGGCCGCGCACGACGGCCGGCTCGTGGGCATCACGCCCGCGATGCGCGAAGGCTCGGGGCTCGTGGAGTTCGAAAAGCGCTTTCCTGATCGCTACTACGACGTCGGCATCGCCGAGCAGCACGCGGTCACGTTCGCTGCGGGCCTGGCCTGCGAGGGCCTCAAGCCCGTGGTCGCGATCTACTCGACCTTCCTGCAGCGCGCCTACGACCAGCTGATCCACGACGTGGCGATCCAGAACCTGCCCGTGGTGTTCGCGCTCGACCGCGCGGGCTTGGTGGGTGCCGATGGCGCGACGCATGCAGGCGCGTACGACATCCCGTTCCTGCGCTGCATCCCCAACATGAGCATCGCCTGCCCGGCCGACGAGCGCGAGTGCCGCCAGCTGCTGACGAGCGCCTACGAGCAAAGCCACCCGGTGGCCGTGCGCTACCCGCGCGGCGCGGGCGCCGGCACCACGCCGAACCTCACGCTCGACGCGCTGCCCTTCGGCAAGGGCGAGATTCGCCGCGAAGGCCGGCGCATCGCCATCCTCGCCTTCGGCACGCTGCTGTACCCGGCGCTCACGGCGGCCGAATCGCTCGACGCCACCGTGGTCAACATGCGCTGGGCCAAGCCGCTGGACGTCGAATTGCTGTTGCAGGTCGCGGGCACGCACGACGCGCTCGTCACGCTCGAAGAGGGCGCCATCATGGGCGGCGCGGGCAGTGCGGTGGTCGAGGCCCTGCAGGCTGCCGGCGTCCAGAAGCCGGTGCTGCAGCTGGGCCTGCCCGACCGCTTCATCGAGCACGGCGATCCGGCCAAGCTGCTCGCATCGATCGGTCTCGATGCCGACGGCATTGCCGCCGCAATCAAGAAACGCTTCGTTTGACAAGAGGTCGCAGGGTAAACCCCCGCCGACCGCCTGTAAGCGCGTTTTTACAATCAAAAGGACTCACAAAAGTCCCTGACGCGGTCACAAGCCGCGTTTTGTTTTTTCCAAAGCACTCGGAGTGAATTCAATGGATCGTCGTTCCCTCATCAAAAACGCGGGCATCGCCGGCGTTTTGGCCGCTGGCATCGCACCTGCCGTCCATGCGCAGGCCGCGGTTCGCTGGCGCCTGGCCTCGAGCTTCCCCCGCTCTCTGGACACCATCTTCGGCAGCGCTGAAATGCTCTCGAAGACGGTCAAGGCCCTGTCCGGCGGCAAGTTCGAAATCTCGGTGCACCCCGCCGGCGAGCTGATGCCCGCATTCGGCGTGGTCGATGCCCTGCAGGCCGACACGCTCGAAATGGCGCAATCCGCCGCCTACTACTTCACCGGCAAGGACCCGATCTTCGCGTTCAGCTGCGCTGTTCCCTTCGGCCTCACGGCCCGCCAGAACGACTCGTGGAAAGAGTACGGCAACGGCCGCAAGCTGCTCGACGCCTTCTTCGCGCAGTACAACTTCCGCACCGCCAGCGCCGGCAACACCGGCACGCAGATGGGCGGCTGGTACCGCAAGGAAATCAAGACCGTCGAAGACCTCAAGGGCCTGAAGATGCGCATGGGCGGCGGCGTGTTCGGCGAGGCCATGGCCAAGCTGGGCGTGGTGTCGCAGAACATGCCGGCCGGCGACGTGTACCAGTCGCTCGAAAAGGGCACGCTGGACGCCGCCGAATTCGTCGGCCCGCACGACGACGAAAAGCTGGGCTTCAACAAGGTCGCTCCGTTCTACTACTACCCCGGCTGGTGGGAAGGCGGCGCCGACCTCGAGTTCTTCATCAACAACAAGGCGTTTGCCAAGCTGTCGGACGAGAACAAGGCCATCCTCGAAGCCGCGACCAAGGTTGCCGCACGCGACATGACCGCCAAGTACGACGCCTACAACCCCGTGGCACTGAAGCGCCTCGTGGCTGCCAAGACGCAGCTCAAGGCCTTCCCGAAGGCCGTGATGGACGCCGGCTTCAAGGCCTCGATGGAAGTGTTCGCGCTTCACGAAGGCAAGTCGCCCGAGTTCAAGAAGATCCACCAGGACATGCGCGCCTTCCAGCGCGACCAGATCCTGTGGAACCGCTTCTCGGAGTACCCGTTCAACCAGTACATGAACTCGGTCAAGATCTGACGATCTGCTGAGGCTTCATTGAAAGGCCGGTCTGCGCAAGCAGGCCGGCCTTTTTCTTTGGCGCGCGTTGTTCACGTCTTTCGCGCGGGCATGAAAAAAGCCCCCGGGGTCGGGGGCTTTGGCTTGAGAAGCGGAGGTCGTTCAGGGCTTCTGCGGCGGCGACTTCAACGCGTCCTGCATCGCCTTCATCGGATCGGTCTCGCCGGTCTCGGCCGCCGGCTCGGGCGTCGAAGACGGGGCGGCTGCAGGTGCGGCAGGTGCCGCGCCTTCCGCGCCCGGCACTTCGACCTTCGGCTCGGATTCTTCGGCGCCGCCGTACGGGTCGGCTGCCGGTTGGCCTTCTTCGGGCTTCAGGCTGTCGCGCATCTGCGCACCGATGTCGTCGAGGTTGACCTTCACTTCCTTGTCGAGGCTGCCCGTCACGATCTGTGGGAAGGCGATCAGCACGCCCACCATCGTCAGCTGGATCAGCACGAAGGGAATCGCACCCTTGTAGATCTGCATCGTGGTCACGGGCTCCATGACCTTCTGCGTGACGCGGTCCACGTACTGCTTCTCGGGGGCGACCGAGCGCAGGAAGAACAGCGCAAAGCCGAAGGGCGGGTGCATGAACGAGGTCTGCATGTTCACCGCCAGCAGCACGCCGAACCAGATCAGGTCGATGCCCATCTTGTGCGCCACCGGGGCCAGCAGCGGCACCACGATGAACGACAGCTCGAAGTAGTCGAGGAAGAACGCCAGGAAGAAGATCAGCACGTTCACCGCGATCAGGAAGCCCACCGGGCCGCCGGGCAGCGAGGTCAGCAGGTGCTCGACCCAGATCGGGCCGTCGGCGGCCTGAAACACCAGGCTGAACACCGTGGCGCCGATCAGGATGAACATCACGAAGCTGGACAGCCGCGTGGTCGAGCCCAGCGCCTGCTTGAGCAGCGAGAAGCTCATGCGACGGCGCACCCAGGCCATGATCAGCGCGCCCATGGCGCCCATCGCGCCGCCTTCGGTCGGCGTGGCCACGCCCAGGAAGATGGTGCCCAGCACCAGGAAGATCAGCAGCAGCGGCGGGATCAGCACGAAGGTGACCCGTTCGGCCAGGCGCGACAGCAGGTTGAGCTTGAGGCCCTTGTTGATCAGCGCGATCACCAGCGCCACGAACACGCCGCCGCACATGGCGACCACGACCTTCTCGTCGGTGGCCACGAAGGTCACGGGCTCGCCCTGGAACCAGGTGTGCACGGTCTCCATGTTGCGCGCCAGGAACACGGCCACGACGGCCGACAGCGCGGTGATGCCCACCAGCGAGGCGTAGCCGCCACCGCCGTTGGGTTCGCGGAAGGTGCGTGCCTCGGGCGGCAGCGCCGGCACCTGCGCGGGCTTGAAGATCGCGAGGAACACCACGTACAGCACGTACATGCCCATCAGCATGAAGCCGGGCAGGAACGCGCCCTTGTACATGTCGCCGACGCTCTTGCCGAGCTGGTCGGCCATGATGATCAGCACCAGCGAGGGCGGAATGATCTGCGCCAGCGTGCCCGAGGCGGCGATCACGCCGCTGGCCAGGCGCCGGTCGTAGCCGTAGCGCAGCATGATGGGCAGCGAGATCAGACCCATCGAGATGACCGAAGCCGCCACCACGCCGGTGGTGGCCGCCAGCAGCGCGCCGACGAAGATCACCGCCAGGGCAAGGCCGCCGCGCATCGGGCCGAAGACCTGGCCGACCGTGTCGAGCAGGTCTTCCGCCATGCCGCTGCGCTCCAATATGAGCCCCATCAGCGTGAAGAAGGGCACCGCGAGCAGCGTGTCGTTGGCCATGATGCCGATGAGCCGCTGCGGCAGCCAGGCCATGACGGAGGCCTGGAACACGCCCAGCTCGATACCCACGAGCCCGAAGAACAGGCCGCAGGCGCCGAGGCTGAACGCGACGGGAAAGCCCAATAGCAGGAAGCAGATCAGCCCCGCGAACATGATCGGGGCGAAATTGGCAACAATGAATTCCATGGTGTCTTTTCTGCCTTGGCCGTTCAGTGCTGGGGCTTGGCCGCGGCGGCGTCCGCCTCGGCCTGGCGACGCAGCGCCTCGATGAGTTCGTCTTCGGCGGTCTTGTCGGTCAGGCGGCCCATCGGGTCAGGACCTTCGCCGCGCAGGAACGCGATGCGCTTGATGAGTTCCGACCAGCCCTGCAGCATCAGCAGCACGAAGCCCACCGGCAGTGCCACCCACACCGGCCAGCGGATCAGGCCGCCCGAGTTGCCGGACATCTCGCCCGACTGGTACATCTGGATCACCACCGGCATCGACAGCCACAGCACCGTGACGCACAGCGGCGTCAGGAAGAGGGTGAAGCCGACGATGTCGATCCACACCTGCGTGCGCTTGGACAGGCGGCTGTTCAGCACGTCGATGCGCACGTGTTCCCGCTGCAGCAGCGTGAGGCCGGCGGCCACCAGGAACGACCAGGCAAAGAGGTACCACTGCACTTCGAGGAAGGCGTTGGAACTGGTGTTGAAGACCTTGCGGACGATCGCGTTGAGGGCGCTGATCACCGTGGCGGCCAGGATGAGCCAGATGGCGTATTTGCCGACCTGGGCATTGAGCCAGTCAATGGCCCGGGACAGCTTGAGCAAGCCTTGCATTACATCTCCATTTTTGTATTGGATGCCCCGATACGACGGCACCCGACGCACTGGCTTTGTGTGCCAACGGGTCGGGTGCAAGAGGCGGCACGGATTCTATCGGTGTACGCGGAAAGTTCTTTCGGGGCCTACCCAGGGCTGCGCCGGTGGCCATAATGCGACATGGCCCAGACTCCGCGCCCTCCACCGGCCCCGGCGGCAGCGGGCCCGCTGTCGATCGACTCCCCCGACATGCGCCGCGCCGGCCGCGACCTGCTTTCGCTGGCCCTCATCGACGCCCGCAACCACACGCTGCACCTGCTGTCCCTGTTCGAACAGGCGCTGGGCGAAAGCATGCGCGTGGCGCAGCAGCCGGCGGTGGTGCCGCCGGTCTGGCTGGCGGGCCACATCGGCTGGTTCGCCGAATGGTGGATCGGGCGCAACACCCAGCGCGCCTTCGGCATCGACTGCCCCGTGCGCCCCACGCGGCTGGCTGCCATCGACCCCGACGCCGACGACTGGTGGAACCCCGCCCAGGGCGCGGCCGATCGTTGCTGGTCGCCCGACCTGCCGGGCCTGGGCCAGACCAAGGCCTACCTGCTCGAAACCCTCGAGAGCACGCTCGAACTGCTCGAGAACGCCGCCGAGACCGACGCCGGCCTGTACTTCTACCGGCTCGCGCTGTTCCATGAAGACCTGCGCGGTGAACAGCTCGTGGTGCTGGCGCAGACGCTGGGCCTGCCGCTGAACATCGAGCCGACGCCCGTTGCCGTCACGCGCGAGCCGCTGCTGCTGCCGGCCACGCGCTGGGAGCTCGGCCTGCCCGAACACAGCGGTTTCCTGTTTGCGCAGGAAGGCGGGGCGCACCGCGTCGACGTGCCCGAGTTCGAGATCGACGCCCAGCCCGTCACCTGGGACCAGTACATCGAGTTCGTCGACGACGGCGGCTACGACCGCGAGGAGCTGTGGCACAGCGACGGCTGGCGCTGGCTCGCCGCGCAGACCGAAGGCCGGCGCGGACCGCGCCACGTGGAGCAGATCGGCGTGGCCCGCAACGGCACGGGCGGTTCGGTGCTGCAGCAGCGCTTCGGCGTCACCGTGCGCGCGGCCGGGCACCACAGCGCCGTGCACCTGAGCTGGTGGGAGGCCGACGCTTGGGCGCGCTGGGCCGGCCGGCGCATCGCGACCGAGGTCGAATGGGAAATCGCGGCCCACACGGCCGCGCGGCGCGGCTTCCGCTGGGCCGATGTGCACGAGTGGACCGCAGGCACGCTGCAGCCCTGGCCGGGCTTCCGGGCCGACCCGTGGAGCGCGGGCGGTGAGTTCGACCCGGTGGCTGCATTCGGCCGGGCGCGGGTGCTGCGCGGCGCTTCGTTCGCGACCCGCGCGCGCCTGCGCTCACCGCGCCGCCGTGGCTTTGCGCTGCCTGATTCCGACGACGGCTTCTTCGGCTTCCGCACCTGCGCGGTGTAGCGCGCCCTCAGGGCCGCTCGCCGCCCGCTTCCGACGACAGCGGCGGCGCCACTTCTTCCAGCGGCTTGCGCTCCGCATCGGCCGCGTAGCGCAACGCCAACAGCCCCGCGACGATGACCAGCACGGCGCCGATCAGGTAGCCCACCATCACCGCGCCGCGGCTGCCGGTTTCGATCAGCAGTCCGAACAGCACCGGTGCCACGAAGCCGCCCGCGCCCATGCCGATGGCATAGAAGATCGCGATGGCCATGGCGCGCATCTCGAGCGGGAACACCTCGCTCACCGTCAGGTAGGCCGAACTGGCCGCGGCCGACGCCAGGAAGAACACCGCCGACCAGCACAGCGCCTGGCTGCGCGCGTCGAGCCAGCCCTGCATGAAGGCCCAGCCCGTGAGCGCCAGGCCCACGCCGGCCAGCACATAGGTCAGCGCGATCATCTTGCGCCGGCCCACGCTGTCGAACAGTGGGCCCAGCAGCAGCGGCCCGAGCACGTTGCCCAGCGCGAACGGAAAGATGTACAGCGCCACGCGGCCTTCGGCCACGCCGTAGAAGCGCGTCAGCACCAGCGCGTAGGTGAAGAAGATCGCGTTGTAGAAAAACGCCTGCGACACCATCAGCGCCACGGCCACCATGCTGCGCGCCGGGTAGCGCCGCAACAGCACGCGCGCCACCTCGCGCATCGGCGGGCTGTTCTGGCGCGCGGCGGTGTACGTCACATGGCCTTGCGGAGTGGGCAGTGGGCCGTGCTGCACTTCGACTTCGCGCTCGATGTCCGCGACGATGCGCTCGGCCTCATCCGCGCGTCCGTGCGCGATGAGCCAGCGCGGGCTCTCGGGCACATGGCGCCGCACCAGCAGGATGGCCACCGCCAGCACCGCGCCCAGCGCAAAGCCCGCGCGCCAGCCCCACACCGGGCCGATCACGCGCGCATCGAGCAGCACCAGGCTCAGCGCCGCGCCGAGCGCCGCACCGATCCAGAAGCTGCCGTTGATTGCGAGGTTGACGCGCCCGCGCACGCGCGCCGGAATGAGTTCGTCGATCGCCGAGTTGATGGCCGCGTACTCGCCGCCGATGCCTAGCCCCGTGACGAAGCGGCACAGCGCAAAGAAGGCGAAGTTGGGTGAGAAGGCCGTGGCCAGCGTGCCGATCGTGTAGACCACGAGCGTGAGCAAGAAGAGCTTCTTGCGCCCGAGTCGGTCGGTGAGCCGCCCGAAGACCAGCGCGCCGATCACTGCGCCCGCGATGTAGATCGAGCCCGACCAGCCGATCTCTCCCGCCGTAAGCCCGAGCGTGTCGGGCCGCTCCAGCACCGCGCCGATGGAACCCACCAGCGTGACCTCGAGGCCGTCGAGAATCCAGGCCACGCCCAGCGCGATCACCACGCGCCAATGCCAGCGCGACCACGGCAGGCGGTCCAGGCGGGCAGGGATGTCGCTGCGCAGAACCGTCATGCGCAGCATTCTGGGCGGCTGCCGCGCACGGCGCTGTAGGACCACGCCGGCCGTGGTCCGAAATCAAGGCGCTGCGAATGCGCCGTGGTGGGATCTTCGGCGCCGGTCAGCCGAACACGTTGAACAGTGCCAGCAACCAGCCCGCAACGCCTGCCAGGTTGAGCGACTCAGCCTTCTCCGGCCCCACTTCCTTCAGCACGGGCTCGGTGTCGAGTGTGTTCACGCTCAGCAGGTTGTTCAGGAAGTGGCCCACGTCGCCGTCGAAGGCCGGCTGGATGCGACCGCCGTCATCGCGCATGTTCGCGGCGCGCGTGGTCTCGGTGCCCGCGAAGGTCAGCGCCGTCGTCACGTGGCTGCCGATGACGAGGTAGCGCGACCACGGCATGTAGTAGCCGAAGTTGGGCAGCGGGCCGAGGTCGGCACGCACCAGGTCCAGCTCCTTGCGGAAGAGTTTGAGCTTCGCATCGCGCAGCGCCGAGCCTTCGAGGCCCACGACCTCGGCGTTCTGCGCGCCGATGAAGAAGAAGCGCGAGATGACCTGGTCCTGCTGGAAGCTCGACAGCCCGAAGCGGTCGACGGGGTAGCGCTGCGAGAGCACCTTGCTGAAGTTGCCGGTGGTGCCGCCGGTGGCCTTGGCGATGTCGACCTTCTTGCCCGTCGTCTTTTCCCAGCGCGCGATGAGCCCGCTGGCCTGCTCGGCGTACTCGGGGTGGCCGGGCACACGCAGGTCGGCCGCCAGCGGCTGCTGGAAGAAGCCCCAGGTGTGGCTGGCCAGTTGCCAGAACTTGGCCGCGGGTGTCTTCTCGAGGTCGGCGGCCGAGATCGTCTCGCCGGTGCTGTAGACCGGCGCCGTCAACAGCGGCCCCGAGTCGTTGAGCAGCGCGACGCGTGTCTTCTCGCCGGCGAGCGCCTGCCGGATCATCGGGTAGTTGAACTGCGCCGAGTAGCCGCCGGCACTGCCGCCGTACACCAGCAGTTGCTGCAGGTAGCCGCGCTGCGAGAGGCTCTGCGTGAACTGGTGGTCTTGCAGGAACTTCATGGCCGCGCGCACGTTGTTCAGACCGTTGAAGTTGACGTACTTGGTCTTCGTCGCGTCGCCGGGGGCGGCCGGGTCGTCGAACGCGCGGAAGCTCGCGCCGGCGGACACGTCGCCCGTGCAGTACGGAAAGACGAGCTTGGTCCACTTCTGGGTTTCGGGCGCCGTGGTCGTCTGCCACAGGCGGCCCCACCAGCCGTCGTCCAGCTTGCCCGAGCCGCGACCGAAGAGCAGGCGCGCGGCCGCTTCGACGAGGAAGGTGTTGCCCTCGAGCACCGGCGAGGTGAGCAGCAGCGCGGTGTTCGACACGATGCCGTCGCCCTGGATATAGCCCGAGGGCAGCCCGTCGGGGTTGGCTGCGCCGGTCGCAGCGTCGGGGCGGCACGACTCGAAGTCCCAGCACGCGCCGCCGCCTTCGAAGTCGACCAGCACCTTGTCGCGCATGCCGGCGTCGGAAGAGACCTTGTAGTACATGCGGTAGGGCGTGCCGTTCATGCACGACGCGCCCGAGCTCGCCGGAAAGGTGTACTCGACCCAGGTGTCGAGGTCGGCCGACCAGTTGGGGCCCGCGGCGGGCACGATGGTCTGGCCGGGCTTGGAGCTGGTCGTGAGGCCCGCGTTGTACTTGCGCGTGGCCTCGTCGATGAAGGCCTGCGCGTCGGCGCGGCTGCGCTGTGTGGGGGCGGCGGACGCGCTGCTTTCCTGCACGGGCGTCGAGGCGCTGCTGGCCGCGGCCATCGACAGCGACACGGCCAGCGTGGCCGCGATTTTCCAAAGAACTCTCACCTGCTTCATGTTGTGTGGCTCCTGATTTTTTGCGATGAAGGATTCAGATTCAGTAGTGGCGACTTCGGATCTCGAGCTCTCTGTGCGCCATCACCCGTTGTCGTTCATCGGGGTCCTGCACGGAGGCTTGCACCTCGCCGGCCATCCGGTTCCTGGCCTGCGTGTAGCTCTGGTAGCGGGGTTCGGTGGTGGGCGCGGGGCCGACTTTCTGCCGCGCGTGCGCCTGGAGCGATTCGGTCAGCTGCTTCGTGAGCGCGTCGCGAATGGTGGGGTCGGGCTCGCCGATCTGGATCAGTGCGCGCGTCGACGCGATGGCCTCCACGGGCAGGATCTCGCCGTTGGCCACGTGCCGGGGCAGCTGCTCCAGGATCGCGTACGACTCGTCGCGCCGTTCCTCGTCGCTGAGGTTCGGCAGCATCTGCGCCAGCGTGTTGATGCGGTCCCGGAAGCGCGCAAGCGCGACGATGCGGTCCACCTCCTGCGCCACGTCCTTGCCGGTGCCGGCCAGGT
Encoded here:
- a CDS encoding aromatic ring-hydroxylating oxygenase subunit alpha, whose protein sequence is MSDLSLQLQQAASQLPVTAYFDEALYAREMQNLFARGPRYVGHRLAVPEPGDFHTLPQEHQGRALVHTPKGVELISNVCRHRQALILQGRGQLDTQAGGNIVCPLHRWTYAAKDARTTGTLIGAPHFDQDPCLNLHNYPLTEWNGLLFEKNADGSGRDVAADMAGLGPQADLDFSGYALDRVELHECNYNWKTFIEVYLEDYHVGPFHPGLGSFVTCDDLRWEFKPEFSVQTVGVANRLGRAGSPVYQKWQEQLLKYRDGKPPKYGAIWLTYYPHVMIEWYPHVLTVSTLHPVSPTRTLNMVEFFYPEEIVAFEREFVEAQQAAYMETCVEDDEIAERMDAGRRALMLRGDNETGPYQSPMEDGMQQFHEWYRNAMQPQPV
- the xseB gene encoding exodeoxyribonuclease VII small subunit, with the translated sequence MPKVPSPSTTSSAATPDTGPLPASYEAGLQELEQLVAELESGQLPLDQLLGSYQRGAALLGFCRDKLQAVEDQIKVLDAGSLKPWTAE
- a CDS encoding polyprenyl synthetase family protein — translated: MTSTATTTAPWDAKTLAGWAEPHLATVEAALSRWVGVDAPVLLGDAMRYAVLDGGKRLRPLLVLAANEAVGGNAHAALRAACATELIHAYSLVHDDLPCMDNDVLRRGKPTVHVKFGEADALLAGDALQALAFELLAPEGDEVPAAMQALLCRLLARAAGSQGMAGGQAIDLASVGIALNETQLREMHRLKTGALLQGSVEMGAACGTVSPAALAALRDYGAAIGLAFQVVDDILDVTADSHTLGKTAGKDAAADKPTYVSLLGLDGARAQASQLLADAIAALNKSGLPDTAALRALAHMVVDRDR
- the dxs gene encoding 1-deoxy-D-xylulose-5-phosphate synthase, which produces MAPLLPTLHDPSPIRQYDRAQLKQLSDEVRACVLDNVSRTGGHLSSNLGTVELTVALHHVFNTPHDRLVWDVGHQTYPHKILTGRRERMPTLRQLGGISGFPQRSESEYDTFGTAHSSTSISAALGMAMAAKQKGEKRHAVAIIGDGALTAGMAFEALNNAGVCDCKLLVILNDNDMSISPPVGALNRYLAQLMSGNFYAAAKNVGKSMLRNAPPLFELAKRLEQHAKGMVVPATLFEQFGFNYVGPIDGHDIDSLVPTLENLKHLDGPQFLHVVTKKGQGYKLAEADPVAYHGPGKFDPQVGLVKSTTAAKQTFTQVFGQWLCDTAAHDGRLVGITPAMREGSGLVEFEKRFPDRYYDVGIAEQHAVTFAAGLACEGLKPVVAIYSTFLQRAYDQLIHDVAIQNLPVVFALDRAGLVGADGATHAGAYDIPFLRCIPNMSIACPADERECRQLLTSAYEQSHPVAVRYPRGAGAGTTPNLTLDALPFGKGEIRREGRRIAILAFGTLLYPALTAAESLDATVVNMRWAKPLDVELLLQVAGTHDALVTLEEGAIMGGAGSAVVEALQAAGVQKPVLQLGLPDRFIEHGDPAKLLASIGLDADGIAAAIKKRFV
- a CDS encoding TRAP transporter substrate-binding protein, translating into MDRRSLIKNAGIAGVLAAGIAPAVHAQAAVRWRLASSFPRSLDTIFGSAEMLSKTVKALSGGKFEISVHPAGELMPAFGVVDALQADTLEMAQSAAYYFTGKDPIFAFSCAVPFGLTARQNDSWKEYGNGRKLLDAFFAQYNFRTASAGNTGTQMGGWYRKEIKTVEDLKGLKMRMGGGVFGEAMAKLGVVSQNMPAGDVYQSLEKGTLDAAEFVGPHDDEKLGFNKVAPFYYYPGWWEGGADLEFFINNKAFAKLSDENKAILEAATKVAARDMTAKYDAYNPVALKRLVAAKTQLKAFPKAVMDAGFKASMEVFALHEGKSPEFKKIHQDMRAFQRDQILWNRFSEYPFNQYMNSVKI